One Euwallacea fornicatus isolate EFF26 chromosome 36, ASM4011564v1, whole genome shotgun sequence genomic window, GGCAATAATCAATAGTAATCGTTCTATAAACCTCTCTTGTAGACTCGATATTATCAGTTGAACTATGTTTTTaaacgtattttaataatatattaatatattattggCTCCTCAACTTACCATCTCTAATAGGAACACTCTCTATAACTTCTTGGATAAGGCCTGCCTCATTGATTTTGATTGCCATAGTTAAGGctggaaaacatttttaaaaattgttatttttaaagggaTGTTAAACAACAAACCATTAAGGTAATCTTGATCTTTAAGCGCTTGCCGGAGAGATGCGGGGGTAATTCCAATTTGCAGATCCCAAGGGTCAAATACAAGTCCAGAACTTAACGAATAAATCAACAGTCCTTCAGTGGTGGCGCTTGCCCATTGCTCTCCAGTGGGAGAGAACTGCAAAGACAATACTCTCACCTCGGGTTTACTCGCTCTACTTGACATATCTCCGGTTCGAACTCCCGGTAATTTAATGGCAACTTTGCCGCCCTCACGCTCCTCTCTTTCCTCTACAAGGGAGATATTGCCGAATTCTGTTAATTTGCGTCTGTTTATGAAGTCCTtatagagaataaaaattagttttttttttggacttGAATTACTTCAACATACATCCACTGAATCTAATGATCGGTTTTgggtaatttcaaatttcttcattaataAAGCCTCCTTTACATTATATATGCATACATTTTTCGATTGTCCTCCTGCTAAGATACACTCACCATCTGCTGAATAACATAGAGTTGTGAACGATCTGCAAAATAacacaattattattgttacttaAATTATCCTGCTTACAACTTACTTGGCCTCTAGATTTTTCTTCGCAGTAATTAAATCACTTTCAGACCTTCCGCTCCCCAAGTCGTTTCTACCTTCAATAGACACCACTTGATTAGCagtttttacattaaaaactgatATGTGTCCATCAAGTGTGGCAACAGCTACTTCTTGACCATTGGGGTTAAAAGTTACGAACATACCATCGGATATTAACTGTATAGTTTCGTGAGAGGAACCTTTTTCTAAGGCGTCCCAAATTTTCAAGGTTTTGTCCCAGGAGACTGAGGCCATGATCGTTGACGTTAAGCTAGGGCTGAACGTTAAACTTGCCTTCGAAAGAAACGTTtgtaaattgcttttatttcaaatttcaacacTTACAACTGGTCCTTCATGACCCGATAAAATTTCGAGTAATCTCCCTGTTTTAACTGACCAAagataaatatcaaaaacatccTGTGCACCTGCAGCTACAAAATCTCCGCTGCTATCTACACTCACACATGAGAATTGCACTGGTCTCGGAGATGtgaaagttttgaaatttcgatatCTGAGAATaccattttgaaattgaagTAACAcccaaaatatgtattttacgTACCTAATAACATCATAGGCCCTCACAGTTCCATCAAAGGAACAAGAAACAACGAACTTCTTGTTCCCACTAAATGAAATCCCACTAATGCAGCTTGTGTGTTCGCTGAAAGTTATGAAGCAAAATCCAGAAGCAATATTCcataatttaacttttccaTCATGACCTCCGGTGGCTAGCAGCTGTCCATCTCCAGAATAAGCTACGCAAGACATGTTATTTGCATGACCCTGTTGCTTCATTACATGAGTTTCACCTAAAATAGACACTTTCAGTACCCAAACCAAAAACATCTTTAACATACTTTGCCATTCCCAAACTAATAACTGCCCAATTCCAGCACATCCCACAGCGATCCAGTCACCTGTCTGATTTAAAGCTAGGGAGGAGATTTTTTCTTGGGAAATCGATAATGAGTGGATTAAGTTCATGTCTGGAGtttcataaatgaaaaaagacCCTGAAGAAAAGCCTAAAATATcttatgtaaatatatttaggGATtacaaaaaaggtaaaaaattaccagtaactaaaattttattagatttattaTAGGCACATGAAATAAGCAAGGCCTCTTTACTATCCTTCCTTGCTTCATCTGCCAAGTAATGCCTTGCAACTCTCTTATACATCAACTTATTACTCTGTGTTTCCTCTtcctttatttcatttatttcctcTAAAACTTTTTCAGCCTCAGCTTGACATTGCTCCAAAGATTTCTCTGTATTTACATCATCTTCTTCACTATCATTGGAGGATTTCTAATAacaatttcatgaaaaaattatattttacaacTATTATTATGACCTACaattcttttaattgaaatctcATCTAATGCCTGCAAATCATCAGGCTCAATTGTACACTCCCAAACACAAGTTTGGCCATTTCTGGAAATTGTAATCAGGTCGTAACTGTCCTTCTCAAAGAAACACCCAACTATGCCCTCAGTATGACTCCCCAATGAGTTTATTCTAAAGTTTTTGCATCTAAATCAGCtttcagttagtttttgtgTATATGAATGACataatttaatacttttccATTGGATATAACTTGGTTGCCATATCCTTAGAACCCACAGCTAAAATTTTAGAATCAAAAGACCAATCCAAACAAGTAGTCTCATCATATGCCCCATGAAATACCCGTTTCATGATGAAGGCATTATATTCACCAGAAAATGGCCCAGGGGCCTTGAAAACAAAcactgaaaaatcattttatgtACTACTAAATTAAAcaactttcaaattaaacatatcTACCATTATTATCTTTGCAAACTGCAAAATGTTTGCCGTCAGGGCTGAATCTCACAGCCCTACACTTGCCTTTAAACCTATAACGATGGACTATAGTCTGTGATATCAGACTAATCATATGTGCTTCTCCCTCTTCATTTATGGCTATTAATGTACAGCCATTAGGGCTTAAGTCTAAAGTAATGTAATTGAATCTACTCTCTATGGGCAAGGTACTGGATTTATTgctgaaataacaattaattcaaGTTAGtatttagaaagtttttagTTTCTATCTTAAGATAAAGGAACTTACTTTCTGATATCAAAAATGCTTATTCGATTCCCTACTGCACTGATTACAGAGTTACCATTAGAGGTGAAAAGGATATTGCCTTTGCGATAGACTGTACCCAGGAGATTGCTGAACTAAAGTAAGGAATGAGTTTTAGATGCTTGTGGGTAAAattgtttcataaatattttaattaaaagggtTAAGTTGCTTCAATTATTATGATAGATGATCAATTTTGACTTTCAATAAGGAGATAAATAGAGCTGGTTTTCagaatttctttttgttacgaaaaatgaattaaaattatgcattttttctcTATATACTAATAGTACACATTTGAGAGCTCTCTGTAACAGAAATttagaaaacattttgtttgaaTAAATGCTTTTGGacatgtatgtatgtatgttgATCTTTACCTTGTAAGAGAATTTCATGTTGTTTCCCCTTTAAATGGGGGTactaaaacagctttaaaaCAGCAGTTTTTCACTAAAATGATGCGTACAAACActaattaaaacgaaaaagacaaaattataattaacacATGTtcatatatttcaaataatcaaaacataaaaatcagGTTAGTACCACTACTCGTTGACCACCCCAATATAAACGGTTACAACAACCACGTGTGCGGcaaatttggaaggtatttAAGTCTCAGTGATGTCGTGTCCCTGtccttgtttattttattgcaataaagGAGGAGTCATACAATTTAAAAGACATATTACTGGGGCTATTCCCGTTATGTCAGATTGGAGGGCAGTTCAAAGGTGATTTTCTTTAGAAGCAAAATCTACAAGAATAAGTTTTATCCTTGTTTTATGCACGTGACCAGGTAGAAATGCAACGAAATCTCACAATTCACTAACGATTGATTATCACTTTGAAACGTCAATGTCAGTTTATTCTATATTAAAAACCGAAGAAAACAAAACGTGAATCTTTCCTTCGAAAAATctgcaatttaatattttccaaatatggcAAGTGAAGCCAAAAAGACGGACAAAAAGACCCCAAAAGGTCCAGACCCTCAAGAAATATTAGCTGGTTTCCAAGCCCTCCGTACAGAACAACGAAGCTTATCCAGCAAACTATCCGAACTAGAAGTAGACCAAAATGAACATAAGTAAGCCCAAATGTTGCAATTTCTTCCCATTTAAGCTATTTCCAACATGCCCTTTCACTACCACAGTCCTCCTTTTAATTAGAACTTtacaaaattaccaaaattcaatttcagaATGGTCAttgaaacattgaaaaatgtaaatgagGAGCGAAAGTGTTTCCGACTTATTGGAGGAGTCTTGGCTGAACGCAAAGTAAAAGATGTACTTCCTATTTTAATAACGAACTTTGAAAAACTCAAGGAAGTTATTGAAAAGCTCAATGAACAAATTACTAAGAAAGGACAAGAGATAAATGAATACAGGGAGAAATTCAATATCAGATTTAGAGGTTTAGATAATCTGAAAGGAGAGGAGGCTGTCAATGCACAGTCAGGAGAATGTTCATCTCGAGGGAATGTTTTGGTTTCTTAACAGGGAGCATAAATTAAACTTGATTGTATGTCATACAGTTACAGAGAAATAATGACTTTCATGTGAGTGTGATTGATTTATTAGCAACAAAGTTACTAATTTATGAgttttgcttttattaaaactgaGGAAATTTTGGTTGCTCAAATGCTGTTATGGTTCATTACAGACGTTTTCATTACCTCAACTGCATTTAGCATCAAGTTCTAACTTCAGTAgtggaaaatagaaaattaaataatttttaatactttttttaatttagttatttaCTTCCTAAATAGTATCAACAACACTATTCCCCTCTGCGGTTTCCTATATCTTCAATTTGTTGCTCTTTGAATAATTCCATAAGATCTTCAGTAgcacttttttcaatcttcttaGCTTTTGATAAGTGTTCAATAGGAAAAGTTGCCAAGTTTAACTTGGGGTCTCTAAAAGTGTATGGAGTCCATGGTCCTTGAATTGATGGATAGTCAGTGTGAAGCAACTTCCTTATCCTTATTCCTGTCCTATCACAAGATTGTGACTTGagcaactttagccacttccATACCTCATCTTCTGTGAATTGTCTGGCATTTATCCATTGAGAATGACCATTTACTAATCAaaaaagaaagtaaaaaaggTGCTGATAGACTTAAAATTCTTCTACTTGCAGTATTCAGCCTTAATAACAGGTGTTCTATGTCTCCGAGGTTTAAGGTACACTGCAACTTCTGGGCTATTTTTAGTGAAGTcgattaattttgtttcaatgAAATCCCTGTAGAGACACAAAATAGAACCGAAAACCTACCTAACAGGATAAATAATGGGAATTTACTTACCTCATTCCACGACTATCCCCAtgattcaaacaaaattttaatacaaccCTTTGTAATTGACACACATAACGACCAACACCATTTTGCCCTGGGGTGGTAATAAATGCTGAATTTAAGAATAAATGTGAATTAGACATGATAAACTTGATTTGATGATTTAGATAtgttaataagaaaattcataaatgATGAAATAAAATGTGACTATTTGACCGTGTTTAGATGGGGATTACTATCAAAAACGAATATAATGTATATAAAACAGTATTTTTGTCTGAAATTTCATACAAATATTTTCGACATAGTCTACCGGCAATCGTTGACAAATGACAATAACATGTCATTTGGTAATCTTTCAGTGACATGTCGCTGATGTAAAAAAAGTCACTAGTTTGGTTGATCATCCAAACCCGAAGGAATAGTGATTTAATTCTATCCTTTAAATTGCAGACAACCCTTCGCTTTTAACAGGTTTGTAGAGTTTATTTCATCATATAATTACCTTAAGATAGGAGCATTTCATAATACACGAAATAAGGCTTTTTCTTTGTCTGGGGGCCACGTAAAAGTTAACCTTGAACACAGGCAATCAAGAGCAGGTAAGTAGCTCCCATTTGTTTACAAAGAAACAGATTTTGTCAAAAGCTCTTTACCAACGAAATTCCAATATAAATTCGGCtcatttattgaagaaaaggGCGTTTAAGTGACATCAAATGTTTCTATTTGCTTTTACAGGCTCCCATTGATTTTACCAAGCAAATCAATACTACACTTTGTATGGCCAGGCTCCATTTTAGACTTGCCTACAAGGAAGGTTTCAACATATTACATTTCAGATATTAATTAACCTAAACCTTCTAAAAAACACCTTTTAAGCAGCAGGttacaaaatttcttatttgaaaataagttATTTTGTAATAAGCTTTCCTACTCTCACTTCAGACCACTTTCTATGCCCTAATTGTAAATGATAATGCTTATTTCTCTGTATAGATGCTCTGCTCTGTttgttgttgattttttatgaGGTAGTTTAAAatccttaaaaatatattgtctTGTAGGTTCCTCCAGCAGGATGTATTTTGATATGTGTATTGGACATGGAAATGTCTTAAGAAATGTAGATAAAAAAACTACAGGCATGGCAACATAaagcttattttaatttaaaattgaccgAAAAAAAGCCACAATGCAGCAGAACACAGAAACAATGTGCCCTGTATGCACACTCTATCTTAGACCTGGCATTACCTTGAAACAACATTTAGCCAGTCACCCCAAACAAAAGGTGATTGATGCTTTAGTTAAACTGTCTCTGTTAGAAGATGCAACTCAAGCCCCGCTTTCACAGCAATCTCAAAGCCAAGAAAATCTTGCTGAAGGTAAGTTTCattcctatatatttttaaagggattaaaaacagaaatattcTTTCAGCAATTACTCAATCTCCGGTGCCCCAAATGGGGCCTTATATGACAAACCAGGTAGCTCTGGGTCACCCTGCCAACATGGGACCAACACCAGGCAACCACTTTTTTATGTACCAACAGAGTATGAGTACATCATCTCCACATCAATCCAGTGTAGCCCCAATGCCCTTCAATCCTTTTGCTCAGCAGTATTTGGTGCCTGCAGTGTATAATGCGCAAATGATGCCCTATTTTTACCAGCAACAGCAGCTGATTATGTCAAGTAATGGTATGCCACCTTCAGTGAGGGCTCTACCTTTTGAAGGGACTGGTAATTCTGGGCAGGTAGGTTCACATTATATTTGgtccaattttgttaattcaGATTACAGGATATCTTATTGcagtaccaatttttttttttttttaatgaaacatgtATATTTTAGTAACagataatttgttttattaaaataatataaagtaATAGAGTGAAACAGAATTCAAAACACAATACAAATagtttttgtgactcttccaatttttaatatgtcttTCTTTAGAAACTTgtttgtttcagtttttttttgttatataataGGTCAAACTTATcagtaaaatatataaaatatacatacacaCAGATATGTGGCACAATTTTCTTTACTctattaattcaaaatatttaaaatgatcttaatttttttcatagctGAATAATTCAACAGTTACAAGGCCCACTGATTTATCACTCCCCaattcaaaagaaaaagaatcCAACAAAGaggaaataatagaaaaaactgCAGAAAATGAAGAGGAATTACCAGAGGTGACCAGCAATGACAGCATTCCTGAACCTTCAGACATACTAAAAGTCTCTCTTAAAGATCAAGAAGTATCTCTGGAAGATGGTGAGAC contains:
- the LOC136348963 gene encoding periodic tryptophan protein 2 homolog; the protein is MKFSYKFSNLLGTVYRKGNILFTSNGNSVISAVGNRISIFDIRNNKSSTLPIESRFNYITLDLSPNGCTLIAINEEGEAHMISLISQTIVHRYRFKGKCRAVRFSPDGKHFAVCKDNNVFVFKAPGPFSGEYNAFIMKRVFHGAYDETTCLDWSFDSKILAVGSKDMATKLYPMEKCKNFRINSLGSHTEGIVGCFFEKDSYDLITISRNGQTCVWECTIEPDDLQALDEISIKRIKSSNDSEEDDVNTEKSLEQCQAEAEKVLEEINEIKEEETQSNKLMYKRVARHYLADEARKDSKEALLISCAYNKSNKILVTGFSSGSFFIYETPDMNLIHSLSISQEKISSLALNQTGDWIAVGCAGIGQLLVWEWQSETHVMKQQGHANNMSCVAYSGDGQLLATGGHDGKVKLWNIASGFCFITFSEHTSCISGISFSGNKKFVVSCSFDGTVRAYDVIRYRNFKTFTSPRPVQFSCVSVDSSGDFVAAGAQDVFDIYLWSVKTGRLLEILSGHEGPVASLTFSPSLTSTIMASVSWDKTLKIWDALEKGSSHETIQLISDGMFVTFNPNGQEVAVATLDGHISVFNVKTANQVVSIEGRNDLGSGRSESDLITAKKNLEAKSFTTLCYSADGECILAGGQSKNVCIYNVKEALLMKKFEITQNRSLDSVDDFINRRKLTEFGNISLVEEREEREGGKVAIKLPGVRTGDMSSRASKPEVRVLSLQFSPTGEQWASATTEGLLIYSLSSGLVFDPWDLQIGITPASLRQALKDQDYLNALTMAIKINEAGLIQEVIESVPIRDVQLIISSLQERFIERLLLIIASALDTSRHLEFYLYWMKHTLTVHGPKISGQTNMPALLALEKSLIRRYEQISKLCDYNKYTIEYVINLAKNMTEKRFKEEKMEEDTNIVNSDDDLSMEAEDADGNVSFEDL
- the Pfdn2 gene encoding prefoldin subunit 2, whose translation is MASEAKKTDKKTPKGPDPQEILAGFQALRTEQRSLSSKLSELEVDQNEHKMVIETLKNVNEERKCFRLIGGVLAERKVKDVLPILITNFEKLKEVIEKLNEQITKKGQEINEYREKFNIRFRGLDNLKGEEAVNAQSGECSSRGNVLVS
- the mRpL43 gene encoding large ribosomal subunit protein mL43, with protein sequence MSNSHLFLNSAFITTPGQNGVGRYVCQLQRVVLKFCLNHGDSRGMRDFIETKLIDFTKNSPEVAVYLKPRRHRTPVIKAEYLNGHSQWINARQFTEDEVWKWLKLLKSQSCDRTGIRIRKLLHTDYPSIQGPWTPYTFRDPKLNLATFPIEHLSKAKKIEKSATEDLMELFKEQQIEDIGNRRGE